Within the Trueperaceae bacterium genome, the region CGCCGGTCGGGTGGGCCTCGGGGTCGGGATGCTGCCAGCCGTGGCGCTCGAGCAGGCGCCTGGCCTCGGGGTCCACGAGGTAGCGCCACGGCGAGAACACGCGCACGTGACCCCACTCGAGCACGTTGTTGCCGACCCGGCTCCCGGCCTCGAGGACGAGCGCGGGCAGGCCGCGGGCATGCAGGTGAGCGGCGGCCGCGAGCCCCACGGGCCCGGCCCCGAGGACCGCGACGGGAAGTTCGTTGCTTGCAAGGACGCTCATGGTCGGGTCTCCTCGACGGTGCCTCGCCTTCGACCGTCGTCGACGGGTGAGGCTGCAGGGAGGATAGTCGTTACATCGATGCCTGTCAATGTGTCGCGGCGGTGCGGCGTGAACACCCTGGGGCGCCCCGCGCGTACATCGACTATCATCTATGTCATGGCCGCCCTGCCGGACGCGCTCAGGCTCCTCGGCGACCCCACGCGCTTCAAGATCCTGGGGTTCCTCGCGGCGCCCGACCAGGGCTGCTGCCCGAGCGACCAGGGCGTGTGCGCCTGCGACATCGAGGCGTTCCTCGGCCTCTCGCAGCCCACGGTGAGCCACCACATGAAGCTGCTCGTCGACGCGGGCTTGGTGCGCGCCGCACGACGCGGCCGCTGGGTCTACTACGAGCTCGAGCCCAACGCGCTGCGCGAGGTAGCGGCGGCGCTGGAAGAGCTGGCCGCGGCGGCCGAGGCGGTCCCCGCGGACGCTATGGC harbors:
- a CDS encoding metalloregulator ArsR/SmtB family transcription factor translates to MAALPDALRLLGDPTRFKILGFLAAPDQGCCPSDQGVCACDIEAFLGLSQPTVSHHMKLLVDAGLVRAARRGRWVYYELEPNALREVAAALEELAAAAEAVPADAMA